The following coding sequences lie in one Rutidosis leptorrhynchoides isolate AG116_Rl617_1_P2 chromosome 4, CSIRO_AGI_Rlap_v1, whole genome shotgun sequence genomic window:
- the LOC139844059 gene encoding nuclear transport factor 2B: MEEQVEMVGRAFVEHYYHLFDSDRSSLASLYNQSSMLTFEGQKLQGVDNICTKFTQLPFSKCHHLISTIDSQPSSFAGGIVVFVSGSLQLSDEEHLLRFSQMFHLIPTPQGSFYVQNDIFRLNYG, encoded by the exons ATGGAAGAACAAGTGGAAATGGTGGGAAGGGCATTTGTGgaacattattatcatttatttgaTAGTGATAGATCATCTCTTGCATCACTTTACAATCAATCCTCTATGTTGACTTTTGAAGGTCAAAAACTACAAGGTGTTGATAATATTTGTACTAAATTTACTCAATTGCCTTTTAGTAAATGTCATCATCTTATAAGTACTATTGACTCACAACCATCGTCATTCGCTGGCGGCATTGTCGTGTTCGTTAGCGGCAGCCTTCAACTTTCCGATGAAGAACACCTTCTTCGATTTAGCCAG ATGTTTCACTTGATCCCCACTCCACAAGGAAGCTTTTACGTGCAAAACGACATTTTTCGTCTTAATTATGGTTAA